A genomic stretch from Edaphobacter aggregans includes:
- a CDS encoding glycoside hydrolase family 30 protein, with the protein MNSKVVNSLAFLALTLVPLSSYAQKDASVWLTNPDRSALFQLQSPPTPFTNSPAKDPVIDVDDTKTFQTIDGFGFAVTGGSAQLLMRMNPTARAAILHELFADDGNNIGSSYIRVSVGASDMNDHVYSYDDMPEGQTDQSMAKFSLDPDHADVIPVIKEILAINPKIKILASPWSAPLWMKTSGVARGGVLKPEYFGAYADYFVKYIQGMQAAGIPIDTLTIQNEPLNEKNTPSMLMLESEQEDFIKNHLGPAFKKAGIKTKIVLYDHNLDHPLYPLTILRDPTANKYIDGTGFHLYGGKVDAMTQVHDEFPKKNIYFTEQSVTEHSGSTDINLSKPVARVIIGVSRNWSKNILLWNLAADPQNGPHTNDGGCTGCVGAITIDGEKVTRQVAFYTLAHASKFVRPGSVRIGSNDLEQLPNVAFKTPRGEKVLIVSNISGTPQTFSVRDHGKSFTTSLNAGSVATYVW; encoded by the coding sequence ATGAACTCGAAGGTTGTTAACTCCCTAGCATTCCTTGCACTAACATTGGTTCCACTTTCGTCTTACGCGCAAAAAGATGCTTCAGTCTGGCTGACGAATCCCGACAGATCAGCTCTCTTTCAGCTGCAATCCCCACCCACGCCATTTACGAACTCGCCTGCAAAAGATCCAGTCATCGATGTTGATGATACGAAGACTTTTCAAACTATTGATGGCTTCGGCTTTGCGGTTACTGGTGGCAGCGCGCAACTCCTGATGCGCATGAATCCTACGGCGCGTGCGGCAATCCTGCATGAACTTTTTGCTGACGACGGCAACAACATTGGGAGCAGCTATATTCGTGTCAGTGTCGGAGCTTCCGACATGAATGACCATGTCTACTCCTATGACGACATGCCTGAAGGTCAGACCGACCAGAGTATGGCGAAGTTCAGCCTTGATCCAGACCATGCCGACGTCATCCCTGTTATCAAAGAAATTCTCGCGATCAATCCGAAGATTAAGATCCTCGCCTCTCCGTGGTCTGCTCCGTTGTGGATGAAGACGAGCGGCGTGGCAAGGGGTGGTGTGCTGAAACCCGAATACTTCGGTGCCTACGCTGACTATTTTGTGAAGTACATCCAGGGCATGCAGGCTGCAGGCATTCCCATCGACACGCTCACCATCCAGAACGAGCCGCTGAACGAGAAGAACACGCCCAGTATGCTGATGCTTGAATCGGAGCAGGAGGACTTCATCAAGAATCATCTCGGGCCTGCATTCAAAAAAGCCGGCATCAAAACCAAGATCGTTTTATACGACCACAACCTCGATCATCCACTCTATCCGCTCACCATTCTGAGAGACCCTACAGCTAACAAATACATCGACGGCACCGGCTTTCATCTGTATGGGGGAAAGGTAGATGCAATGACTCAGGTCCATGATGAATTTCCCAAGAAGAACATCTACTTCACCGAACAATCTGTAACCGAGCACAGCGGTAGCACTGACATCAATTTAAGCAAGCCTGTGGCGCGAGTCATTATTGGTGTCTCCCGCAACTGGAGCAAAAATATTTTGCTCTGGAACCTTGCCGCCGATCCCCAGAATGGTCCACACACTAACGATGGTGGATGCACCGGATGCGTCGGTGCAATCACCATCGACGGTGAGAAGGTCACTCGACAGGTTGCCTTTTATACCCTCGCTCATGCATCGAAGTTCGTCCGTCCCGGCTCTGTTCGCATTGGTTCTAACGATCTCGAGCAGCTTCCCAACGTGGCCTTCAAAACTCCCAGGGGTGAGAAGGTGCTTATTGTGTCGAACATCAGCGGCACTCCTCAAACGTTCAGCGTTCGCGATCACGGAAAGTCATTCACAACGTCGCTTAATGCTGGGTCAGTGGCGACCTACGTCTGGTAA
- a CDS encoding glycoside hydrolase family 5 protein, which yields MSLRSLLSLAVLSLSLLPSSLSAQFAHTQQKEIVDRNGKPLLLRATNLGNWFVPEGYMWMFEGGPQSAREIEGLVTELLGPDKAADFWRQYRENYITQQDIHLLREAGFNSIRIPIHYKFFEADNAEGFTLLDRVLQWSREEGLYVVIDMHAAPGGQTGANIDDSYGYPWLYDSPQEQAHLIAIWQGIAHHYKDNPTVLGYDLLNEPIPHYPRLASLNPKLEPLYKKLSTAVRQIDKHHIFFLGGAQWDGNFTVFGSPFDSNTAYTFHKYWSKTDEPVIQQYLDFRDKYNVPIWLGESGENNDEWIAQFVALMEKHNIGWAFWPYKKMGKTSAVVTITPPEGWDQIVAFAKLPRGTGQVEGRLKARPDQEVINKAFAGLLENIQLHNAHTNPGYLKALGLKPVSVPQ from the coding sequence ATGTCGCTCCGCAGTCTGTTAAGCCTTGCCGTGCTGTCGCTTTCGCTGCTTCCGTCCAGCCTTTCTGCTCAGTTTGCGCACACGCAACAAAAGGAGATCGTTGACAGAAACGGCAAGCCTCTTCTGCTGCGGGCGACGAATCTGGGCAACTGGTTCGTGCCTGAAGGCTATATGTGGATGTTCGAGGGTGGCCCGCAGTCGGCTCGTGAGATCGAAGGCCTCGTTACCGAATTGCTCGGTCCCGATAAGGCAGCGGATTTCTGGCGCCAATATCGCGAGAATTACATTACTCAGCAGGACATTCATCTCCTCCGCGAAGCTGGGTTTAATTCGATCCGTATCCCAATCCACTACAAGTTTTTTGAAGCGGATAATGCTGAAGGGTTCACTCTGTTAGATCGCGTTCTGCAATGGAGTCGCGAGGAAGGCCTTTATGTTGTTATCGACATGCACGCTGCTCCCGGCGGTCAGACCGGCGCAAATATCGACGACAGTTACGGATACCCATGGCTCTACGACAGTCCTCAGGAGCAAGCGCATCTCATCGCGATTTGGCAGGGCATCGCACATCATTACAAAGACAATCCCACTGTGCTTGGATACGATCTTCTGAATGAGCCGATCCCGCACTACCCGCGTTTGGCCTCGTTGAATCCGAAGCTCGAGCCGCTCTATAAAAAGTTATCCACAGCAGTTCGCCAGATCGACAAGCATCACATCTTTTTTCTTGGCGGGGCTCAGTGGGACGGTAACTTCACTGTCTTTGGTTCTCCCTTCGACAGCAATACCGCCTACACCTTTCATAAGTACTGGTCGAAGACAGACGAACCAGTCATCCAGCAATATCTGGACTTTCGCGATAAATATAACGTTCCGATCTGGCTGGGCGAATCTGGCGAAAACAACGATGAGTGGATCGCTCAGTTCGTTGCTCTGATGGAGAAACACAATATTGGCTGGGCATTCTGGCCCTATAAGAAGATGGGCAAGACATCCGCCGTCGTTACCATCACTCCTCCGGAAGGGTGGGATCAGATCGTCGCTTTTGCCAAACTGCCGCGCGGTACAGGACAGGTTGAAGGGCGCCTAAAAGCAAGGCCGGATCAGGAAGTCATAAACAAAGCATTCGCTGGCCTACTCGAAAATATTCAACTTCATAACGCTCACACGAACCCAGGTTATTTGAAGGCACTCGGCCTCAAGCCGGTATCGGTGCCGCAGTGA
- the bglX gene encoding beta-glucosidase BglX: protein MEILMSFCYSRCALVRRLLVGSLAITLSGASCLAQSPQNWEGDTTEARFVDNLLQKMTLEEKLGQMSQIPLNQKEDVSPDERILKGQVGSFLFITDAKEINRLQHLAVEKGRLHIPLIFGFDVIHGFRTIYPVPLALAASWDPAQAEEAQRMAAKEASAVGINWTFAPMVDIARDPRWGRIMEGAGEDPYLGSQMAAAQIRGFQGDKIGSPEHILACVKHFAGYGAAVGGRDYDSSSISDEELWNIYLPPFEAAVRAGSGSLMSAYMDLNGVPATGNRFLLHDVLREKWKFDGFVVSDWESVKSLTTHGFASGPQDAAVRAVNAGVDMEMTSHVFRDELAAAVKQGLVQQSTIDEAVRRILTAKYRLGLFTSPYVASSRAETELVTPEQRQSARKAAERSAVLLRNEGRLLPLSKSLTSIAVIGPLADSQADITGSWSLATHPADAVTVFEGIRKRFPSGTTINWAKGVEIERVQPSIFDPQYPSPKPVLKTDAERDAEFAHAIDLIKQSQVAVLVLGEAQTMSGERASRSTLTLPGRQQQLLEAAVATGKPIVLVLLNGRPLDITWASEHVPAILDAWYPGTEGGNAVADLLFGDANPGGKLPVSWPRSVGQVPIFYARTLTQIPNALDTRYWDGSSAPLYPFGYGLSYTTFKMDDLKTESISVKAGSKLAVSIELQNTGGAAGDQVVQLYTHQRSGTASRPTRELKAFRRVSLKPGEKQTVTFALDTNDLGFWSPQTHRWSIEPGPFDLWVGADSSATQHTTFTVLP from the coding sequence ATGGAGATTCTGATGTCATTTTGTTACTCCAGGTGCGCCTTGGTTCGTCGACTGCTCGTCGGCAGCCTTGCCATTACTTTGTCCGGAGCTTCTTGTCTTGCACAATCGCCACAAAACTGGGAGGGCGATACAACGGAAGCGCGCTTTGTGGACAATCTGCTGCAGAAGATGACCCTTGAAGAGAAGCTTGGGCAGATGAGCCAGATTCCACTGAACCAGAAGGAGGACGTCTCGCCTGACGAGCGAATTTTGAAAGGGCAGGTTGGCTCGTTTCTCTTCATCACCGATGCGAAGGAGATCAATCGCCTGCAGCATCTGGCTGTCGAGAAGGGAAGACTTCACATCCCCCTCATATTTGGATTCGATGTGATTCATGGATTCCGTACGATCTATCCGGTTCCTCTGGCGCTTGCGGCCTCGTGGGATCCTGCTCAGGCCGAAGAGGCTCAGCGAATGGCAGCGAAGGAAGCTAGCGCCGTCGGAATTAACTGGACGTTCGCGCCAATGGTCGATATAGCGCGCGATCCTCGCTGGGGACGCATCATGGAAGGCGCGGGCGAGGATCCCTATCTTGGGTCGCAGATGGCAGCTGCACAAATTCGTGGTTTTCAGGGCGATAAGATCGGGTCGCCAGAGCACATTCTTGCCTGCGTGAAGCACTTCGCTGGGTATGGTGCTGCGGTCGGTGGGCGGGACTACGATTCTTCGAGCATCTCGGATGAGGAGTTGTGGAATATATATCTCCCTCCATTCGAGGCGGCTGTTCGCGCGGGTTCTGGTTCGTTGATGTCCGCGTACATGGACCTCAATGGCGTACCGGCTACAGGCAACCGCTTCCTGCTTCACGATGTGTTGCGTGAGAAGTGGAAGTTCGATGGCTTCGTGGTGAGTGACTGGGAGTCCGTGAAGAGTCTGACGACGCATGGCTTTGCTTCTGGTCCGCAGGACGCTGCCGTTCGTGCGGTCAACGCTGGCGTCGACATGGAGATGACGAGCCACGTCTTTCGCGATGAGCTTGCTGCTGCGGTGAAGCAGGGATTAGTGCAGCAGTCCACGATTGACGAGGCTGTGCGTCGCATCCTTACCGCGAAGTATCGTCTCGGGCTCTTCACCAGTCCTTACGTTGCGTCATCGCGGGCCGAGACTGAGCTCGTCACACCTGAACAGCGACAGTCGGCACGAAAAGCTGCGGAACGGAGCGCCGTGCTACTTCGGAATGAGGGCAGGCTGCTCCCTCTCAGCAAGTCACTTACGTCGATTGCCGTCATTGGTCCGCTGGCCGATTCTCAGGCGGACATTACTGGCTCATGGAGTCTGGCTACTCATCCTGCGGACGCTGTTACGGTGTTTGAAGGCATTCGCAAGCGCTTCCCATCAGGTACAACCATCAACTGGGCTAAGGGCGTCGAGATTGAACGGGTTCAGCCTTCGATCTTTGATCCGCAATATCCCAGCCCAAAGCCAGTGCTAAAAACCGATGCGGAGCGTGATGCAGAGTTCGCACATGCCATTGATCTCATCAAACAATCGCAAGTGGCTGTGCTGGTTTTGGGGGAGGCCCAGACTATGAGCGGTGAGCGGGCTTCACGCTCCACACTTACTCTTCCCGGACGTCAGCAGCAGTTGCTCGAGGCGGCAGTGGCCACCGGGAAGCCAATCGTGCTGGTGCTTCTCAACGGGCGCCCGCTCGATATTACGTGGGCTTCGGAGCATGTGCCGGCTATCCTCGACGCGTGGTATCCCGGGACTGAGGGCGGCAATGCCGTTGCGGACCTGCTCTTCGGCGATGCGAATCCTGGAGGAAAACTGCCGGTGAGCTGGCCGCGCAGCGTGGGTCAGGTTCCTATCTTCTATGCGCGTACTCTTACGCAGATTCCGAATGCTCTCGATACACGTTATTGGGATGGCTCCAGCGCGCCGCTCTACCCCTTTGGCTATGGTCTTAGCTATACCACTTTCAAGATGGATGACCTCAAGACAGAATCTATCTCAGTGAAGGCCGGGTCTAAGTTGGCGGTTTCTATCGAGCTGCAAAACACGGGTGGGGCTGCGGGTGATCAGGTTGTTCAGCTCTACACGCATCAACGATCCGGCACCGCGTCACGTCCGACGCGCGAGCTCAAAGCCTTTCGTCGGGTGAGTCTCAAGCCTGGCGAGAAGCAGACCGTTACGTTCGCGCTCGACACGAACGACCTTGGCTTCTGGAGTCCGCAGACTCATCGCTGGTCGATCGAACCCGGCCCTTTCGATTTATGGGTAGGTGCCGACTCTTCGGCGACACAACACACGACGTTCACTGTTCTGCCGTAA